In Nocardia yunnanensis, one DNA window encodes the following:
- a CDS encoding Maf family protein, whose protein sequence is MTVFVLASQSPARLGVLRNAGVEPVVRVSHVDEDAVAAALPAGTPPDGVVVELARAKAREIAGQLAADPAFADSVVVGCDSMLLVDGVLQGKPLTPEVARARWAEMAGRSADLLTGHSVLRLRVGEIVAEAADCSSTTVHFAKPEPDELDAYIATGEPLQVAGSFTLDGLGGWFVDKIDGDPSSVIGIGLPLVRRLLAEVGVGIAQLWVARAS, encoded by the coding sequence GTGACCGTCTTCGTACTGGCATCGCAATCTCCCGCCCGGCTCGGCGTCCTGCGCAATGCGGGCGTCGAGCCGGTCGTGCGGGTGTCCCACGTGGACGAGGACGCCGTCGCCGCGGCGCTGCCGGCGGGCACCCCGCCGGACGGGGTGGTCGTGGAGCTGGCCCGGGCCAAGGCCCGGGAGATCGCCGGACAGCTCGCCGCCGATCCCGCGTTCGCCGATTCCGTTGTGGTCGGCTGTGATTCGATGCTGCTGGTGGACGGGGTCCTCCAGGGCAAACCTTTGACTCCCGAGGTGGCGCGCGCTCGCTGGGCCGAGATGGCCGGGCGCAGTGCGGATCTGCTCACCGGGCACAGCGTGCTGCGGCTGCGCGTCGGCGAGATCGTCGCCGAGGCCGCCGACTGCAGTTCCACCACAGTGCATTTCGCCAAACCCGAGCCGGACGAACTCGACGCCTACATCGCGACGGGGGAGCCGCTGCAGGTCGCCGGTTCCTTCACCCTGGACGGGCTGGGCGGCTGGTTCGTGGACAAGATCGACGGTGATCCGTCGAGCGTGATCGGTATCGGGCTACCACTGGTTCGTCGACTGCTTGCCGAGGTGGGCGTCGGCATTGCGCAGCTGTGGGTCGCTCGCGCTTCGTAA
- a CDS encoding acyl-CoA carboxylase subunit epsilon, with the protein MADEEVLRAAELDLAGVDDLASSLETAVAEVEPSSTGPVVRVLKGNPTDLELAALVAVIAAASANGAAAPADNRPADHWGRPTLLHRGSSPFSPYAFPALSHLRD; encoded by the coding sequence ATGGCCGATGAAGAAGTACTGCGCGCCGCCGAACTGGATCTAGCCGGTGTCGATGATTTGGCGAGCTCCCTCGAAACGGCCGTCGCCGAGGTCGAACCGTCGAGTACCGGGCCGGTCGTCCGGGTCCTGAAGGGCAACCCGACCGATCTCGAGCTCGCCGCCCTGGTCGCCGTGATCGCCGCCGCGTCGGCGAACGGCGCCGCCGCCCCGGCCGACAACCGCCCGGCCGACCACTGGGGTCGCCCGACCCTGCTGCACCGCGGCTCCTCACCCTTCTCGCCCTACGCGTTCCCGGCGCTCTCGCACCTGCGCGACTGA
- a CDS encoding acyl-CoA carboxylase subunit beta, with protein sequence MTSVQQQPSPGSAGAPDIHTTAGKLADLRNRLEEAQHPMGEAAIDKVHAKGKMTARERILALLDEGSFVELDALARHRSVNFGLENQRPLGDGVVTGYGTIDGRDVCIFSQDVTVFGGSLGEVYGEKIVKVMDLALKTGRPLIGINEGAGARIQEGVVSLGLYGEIFHRNIQASGVIPQISLIMGPAAGGHVYSPALTDFVVMVDQTSQMFVTGPDVIKTVTGEEVTMEELGGAHTHMVKSGVAHYVASGEQDALDYVRDLLSYLPSNNRAEAPRFPATAAAGAIEENLTEADLELDTIVPDSPNQPYDMHEVIKRLVDDEEFLEVQAERAMNVIVGFARIDGRSVGFVANQPSQFAGCLDIDASEKAARFVRTCDAFNVPIITLVDVPGFLPGTGQEYNGIIRRGAKLLYAYGEATVGKITIITRKAYGGAYDVMGSKHMGADVNLAWPTAQIAVMGASGAVGFVYRKQLQQAAAEGNDVDALRLELQNEYEDTLVNPYVAAERGYVDAVIPPSHTRGQIVSALRLLERKMVSLPPKKHGNIPL encoded by the coding sequence ATGACGAGTGTCCAGCAGCAGCCTTCGCCGGGGTCGGCGGGCGCCCCTGATATCCACACCACCGCCGGCAAACTGGCTGACCTGCGCAATCGGCTGGAAGAGGCCCAGCACCCGATGGGTGAGGCCGCGATCGACAAGGTCCACGCCAAGGGCAAGATGACCGCGCGCGAGCGCATCCTCGCCCTGCTGGACGAGGGCTCCTTCGTCGAACTCGACGCCCTGGCGCGGCACCGCAGCGTGAATTTCGGCCTGGAGAACCAGCGTCCGCTCGGCGACGGCGTGGTCACCGGCTACGGCACCATCGACGGCCGCGACGTCTGCATCTTCTCGCAGGACGTCACCGTCTTCGGCGGTTCGCTGGGCGAGGTGTACGGCGAGAAGATCGTCAAGGTGATGGACCTGGCGCTCAAGACCGGTCGTCCGCTGATCGGCATCAACGAGGGCGCGGGCGCGCGCATCCAGGAGGGCGTCGTCTCCCTGGGCCTCTACGGCGAGATCTTCCACCGCAATATCCAGGCCTCCGGCGTGATCCCGCAGATCTCGCTGATCATGGGCCCGGCCGCGGGCGGCCACGTGTACTCGCCCGCGCTGACCGACTTCGTGGTCATGGTCGACCAGACCTCGCAGATGTTCGTCACCGGACCCGACGTGATCAAGACCGTCACCGGTGAAGAGGTCACCATGGAGGAGCTGGGCGGCGCCCACACCCACATGGTGAAATCCGGTGTGGCGCACTACGTTGCGTCCGGTGAGCAGGACGCGCTGGACTACGTCCGCGACCTGCTGAGCTACCTGCCCAGCAACAACCGCGCCGAGGCCCCGCGCTTCCCGGCCACCGCCGCCGCGGGTGCCATCGAGGAGAACCTCACCGAGGCCGACCTCGAGCTGGACACCATCGTCCCGGACTCGCCGAACCAGCCCTACGACATGCACGAGGTCATCAAGCGCCTGGTGGACGACGAGGAGTTCCTCGAGGTCCAGGCCGAGCGCGCGATGAACGTGATCGTCGGCTTCGCCCGCATCGACGGCCGCAGCGTCGGTTTCGTGGCCAACCAGCCCTCGCAGTTCGCGGGCTGCCTGGACATCGACGCCTCGGAGAAGGCCGCGCGCTTCGTGCGCACCTGCGACGCCTTCAACGTCCCGATCATCACCCTGGTCGACGTGCCCGGCTTCCTGCCCGGCACCGGCCAGGAATACAACGGCATCATTCGCCGCGGCGCGAAGCTGCTCTACGCCTACGGCGAGGCCACTGTGGGCAAAATCACCATCATCACCCGCAAGGCCTACGGCGGCGCCTACGACGTCATGGGTTCCAAGCACATGGGCGCGGATGTGAACCTGGCGTGGCCGACCGCGCAGATCGCGGTCATGGGCGCGTCCGGAGCGGTCGGTTTCGTCTACCGCAAGCAGCTGCAGCAGGCCGCCGCCGAGGGCAACGACGTCGACGCCCTGCGCCTCGAGCTGCAGAACGAGTACGAGGACACCCTCGTCAACCCGTACGTGGCGGCCGAGCGCGGCTACGTCGACGCGGTCATCCCGCCCTCGCACACCCGCGGCCAGATCGTGTCGGCGCTGCGGCTGCTCGAGCGCAAGATGGTGTCGCTGCCGCCGAAGAAGCACGGCAACATTCCGCTCTGA
- the lat gene encoding L-lysine 6-transaminase, with the protein MTLELDRLGAAAETTLVTPARVHEILSANILADGFDLVLDLRESHGRRLVDARDGTAYLDMFGFFASSALGMNHPALLGDKHFLANLSAAALNKPSNSDVYTVEMARFVDTFARVLGDPRLPHLFFIDGGGLAVENALKAAFDWKSRHNEMHGRAPELGTKVLHLTGAFHGRTGYTLSLTNTDPVKTARFPKFDWPRIDTPYLGPDHPDIEAAEAHALDQARRAFAENPHDIACFIAEPIQGEGGDRHLRPEFLRAVQELCHANDALFILDEVQTGVGMTGSTWAYQQLGLEPDVVAFGKKTQVCGIMAGGRVDEVPDNVFRVSSRLNSTWGGNLADMVRARRVFEVMEHEDLVARAAELGPYLLQRLTELSVTHAEVTDPRGRGLMCAITLATPHLRDEVVTRLREQEHVLILGTGERGIRFRPPLTVTQTELDEAVDALERVLP; encoded by the coding sequence GTGACCCTCGAACTAGATCGGCTCGGGGCGGCTGCCGAAACGACACTGGTCACCCCCGCCCGGGTGCATGAGATCCTGTCCGCGAACATTCTCGCCGACGGCTTCGACCTAGTCCTCGACCTGCGCGAATCACACGGTCGGCGACTGGTGGACGCCCGCGACGGCACCGCGTATCTGGACATGTTCGGCTTCTTCGCCTCCAGCGCACTGGGAATGAACCATCCAGCCCTGCTGGGCGACAAGCACTTCCTGGCCAACCTGTCCGCGGCGGCGCTGAACAAACCCAGCAACTCCGACGTCTACACCGTCGAAATGGCGCGCTTCGTCGACACTTTCGCGCGGGTGCTGGGCGATCCGCGGCTGCCGCATCTGTTCTTCATCGACGGCGGCGGGCTCGCCGTGGAGAACGCGTTGAAGGCGGCCTTCGACTGGAAGTCGCGCCACAACGAGATGCACGGGCGCGCACCGGAACTCGGCACCAAGGTGCTGCACCTGACCGGCGCCTTCCACGGCCGCACCGGCTACACGCTCTCACTCACCAACACCGATCCGGTCAAGACCGCCCGCTTCCCCAAATTCGACTGGCCGCGCATCGACACTCCCTACCTCGGGCCCGACCATCCCGACATCGAGGCCGCCGAGGCGCACGCCCTTGACCAGGCGCGCCGCGCCTTCGCCGAAAACCCGCACGACATAGCGTGTTTCATTGCCGAGCCGATTCAGGGCGAGGGCGGCGACCGGCATCTGCGGCCGGAATTTCTGCGCGCCGTGCAGGAGCTCTGCCATGCCAACGACGCCCTGTTCATCCTCGACGAGGTGCAGACCGGCGTCGGCATGACCGGCAGCACCTGGGCCTACCAGCAGCTCGGCCTCGAACCCGACGTGGTCGCCTTCGGCAAGAAGACCCAGGTGTGCGGGATCATGGCCGGCGGGCGGGTGGACGAGGTGCCCGACAACGTCTTCCGGGTCAGCTCCCGGCTGAACTCCACCTGGGGCGGCAATCTCGCCGACATGGTCCGCGCCCGGCGGGTTTTCGAGGTGATGGAGCACGAGGATCTGGTGGCGCGCGCCGCCGAACTCGGCCCCTACCTGCTCCAGCGTTTGACCGAATTGTCGGTAACCCACGCGGAAGTCACCGATCCACGCGGCCGCGGGCTCATGTGCGCCATCACCCTGGCGACCCCGCACCTACGCGACGAGGTGGTGACCCGGCTGCGCGAGCAGGAGCACGTGCTGATCCTCGGCACGGGGGAGCGCGGCATTCGTTTCCGCCCGCCCCTGACGGTCACCCAGACCGAACTGGACGAGGCGGTGGACGCGCTCGAGCGCGTCCTGCCCTGA
- a CDS encoding Lrp/AsnC family transcriptional regulator, producing MADTPAKPQLDDIDRLLIRELIADGRATLSNLAEKANLSVSAVQSRVRRLEARGVIRGYTANVDPEALGQMLSAFVAITPLDPSQPDDAPALLQHIPGIEACHSVAGDESYMLMVRVASPRHLEQLLQEIRATANVRTRSTIILQTFYDK from the coding sequence ATGGCGGATACACCGGCGAAACCCCAACTCGACGACATCGATCGACTGCTGATCCGTGAGCTGATCGCCGATGGCCGCGCCACCCTGTCGAATCTGGCGGAGAAGGCGAACCTTTCGGTGTCCGCCGTGCAATCACGGGTGCGGCGACTGGAGGCGCGGGGCGTGATTCGCGGCTACACCGCCAATGTGGATCCCGAAGCGCTGGGGCAGATGCTGTCGGCATTCGTCGCCATCACTCCTCTCGACCCGTCACAACCCGACGACGCTCCCGCTCTGCTGCAGCACATTCCCGGCATCGAGGCCTGCCATTCGGTGGCCGGGGACGAGAGCTACATGCTGATGGTGCGAGTCGCCTCGCCGCGGCATCTCGAACAACTGCTGCAGGAGATTCGCGCGACGGCCAACGTGCGCACCCGCAGCACCATCATCCTGCAGACATTCTATGACAAGTAG
- the amaB gene encoding L-piperidine-6-carboxylate dehydrogenase, producing the protein MSHALTDLAISELRELAANVLRRLGVEPPEPGELTARTPITGGELLTLRASTTAEVDAAIARADTAFRAWRTVPAPQRAAVVRRLSALLTEHLDDLGELVTLEAGKIGPEARGEVQEMIDVCEFAIGLSRQLYGRTMPSERPGHRLMETWHPLGVVGVISAFNFPVAVWAWNTAIALVCGDTVVWKPSETTPLTALACHGLLRRAARDVGADPEVHQLIQGAAAVGEQLVDDARVALVSATGSVRMGQLVAPRVAARFGRCLLELGGNNAAIVTPSADLELATRGIVFAAAGTAGQRCTTLRRLIAHADVAEPLLDRISSAYRQLRVGNPLEEGVLVGPLVDARAYDGMRAALDRALTDGGEVVCGGERIEGPDENAFYVRPAVVRMPAQTAVVREETFAPILYVLTYHDLEEAIELHNAVPQGLSSSIFTQNQREAERFLAADGSDCGIANVNIGTSGAEIGGAFGGEKQTGGGRESGSDSWKAYMRRATNTVNYSTELPLAQGIRFE; encoded by the coding sequence ATGAGTCACGCACTGACCGACCTGGCCATCAGTGAGCTCCGTGAGCTCGCGGCGAACGTGCTGCGACGCCTCGGCGTCGAACCGCCCGAACCGGGTGAACTCACGGCGCGCACCCCCATCACGGGCGGTGAACTGCTCACCCTGCGCGCCAGCACGACCGCGGAGGTGGACGCCGCCATCGCCCGCGCCGACACCGCCTTCCGCGCCTGGCGGACGGTGCCCGCGCCGCAGCGGGCGGCGGTGGTGCGGCGGCTGTCGGCGCTGCTCACCGAGCATCTCGACGATCTCGGCGAACTGGTCACGCTGGAGGCGGGCAAGATCGGCCCGGAGGCGCGCGGCGAGGTCCAGGAGATGATCGACGTCTGCGAGTTCGCCATCGGGCTCTCGCGGCAGCTGTACGGCCGGACCATGCCCTCGGAGCGGCCCGGGCACCGGTTGATGGAGACCTGGCATCCGCTCGGCGTGGTGGGCGTGATCTCGGCGTTCAACTTCCCGGTCGCGGTGTGGGCGTGGAACACCGCGATCGCGCTGGTGTGCGGGGACACCGTGGTGTGGAAGCCGTCGGAGACGACTCCGCTGACGGCGCTGGCCTGTCACGGCCTGCTGCGGCGCGCGGCCCGGGACGTGGGCGCGGATCCCGAAGTGCACCAGTTGATTCAGGGTGCGGCGGCGGTCGGCGAACAGCTGGTGGACGATGCGCGGGTGGCGCTGGTGAGCGCCACCGGATCGGTGCGCATGGGGCAGCTGGTCGCGCCGCGGGTGGCCGCGCGCTTCGGGCGCTGCCTGCTGGAACTCGGGGGCAACAACGCCGCCATCGTCACCCCGTCGGCGGATCTGGAATTGGCCACGCGCGGAATCGTTTTCGCGGCGGCGGGCACCGCCGGGCAGCGCTGCACGACGCTGCGGCGGCTGATCGCGCACGCGGATGTGGCGGAGCCGCTGCTGGATCGAATTTCGTCCGCGTATCGGCAACTGCGGGTGGGTAACCCGCTCGAGGAGGGCGTTCTCGTCGGGCCGCTCGTCGACGCGCGGGCCTACGACGGCATGCGGGCGGCGCTGGATCGGGCGCTGACCGACGGCGGCGAAGTGGTCTGCGGTGGCGAGCGCATTGAGGGGCCGGACGAGAACGCCTTCTACGTCCGGCCGGCCGTGGTGCGCATGCCCGCGCAGACCGCGGTGGTGCGGGAGGAGACCTTCGCGCCGATCCTCTACGTACTCACCTATCACGACCTGGAAGAGGCCATCGAGCTGCACAACGCGGTGCCGCAAGGGCTTTCGTCGTCGATCTTCACTCAGAACCAGCGCGAGGCGGAACGGTTCCTGGCCGCCGACGGCTCGGACTGCGGCATCGCCAATGTGAACATCGGCACCTCGGGGGCCGAGATCGGCGGCGCGTTCGGCGGCGAGAAGCAGACGGGCGGCGGCCGGGAATCCGGCTCGGATTCCTGGAAGGCGTACATGCGCCGGGCCACCAACACCGTCAACTACTCCACCGAACTGCCGCTGGCACAGGGCATTCGGTTCGAGTGA
- a CDS encoding SDR family oxidoreductase: MSIFGNNYPAIDLDGARVLITGAGRGIGQCTAELFASKGAQVTIADVDIAAAQAAAAALGAGAVELDVRDRAQWDKAIADLGGVDILVNNAGVMPAGAFLDEPDAVGHTTIDVNVWGLIHGMRAVVPGMIDRGRGHVVNVASLAGKIPVAGLAVYNASKFAAVGLSAATRLEFAPHGVSVSCVMPSAVRTRLSSGLSLGGGMPTVDPEDVAAAILGTVRSRRGEVAVPNYLGPIDIAFAAAPEPALRLVRKLVNGDRALHPADAQVRAAYEAQVRAITAED, from the coding sequence GTGAGCATCTTCGGAAACAACTATCCCGCAATCGATCTCGACGGGGCTCGGGTGCTGATCACCGGCGCGGGCCGCGGCATCGGGCAGTGCACGGCCGAACTGTTCGCGAGCAAGGGCGCGCAGGTCACCATCGCCGACGTGGACATCGCGGCCGCCCAGGCCGCCGCGGCCGCGCTGGGCGCCGGCGCCGTCGAGCTGGACGTGCGCGATCGCGCGCAGTGGGACAAGGCGATCGCCGACCTCGGCGGCGTCGACATCCTGGTGAACAATGCGGGCGTCATGCCCGCGGGCGCCTTCCTCGACGAGCCGGACGCGGTGGGGCACACCACCATCGACGTCAATGTGTGGGGGCTCATCCACGGTATGCGCGCGGTCGTGCCCGGCATGATCGACCGCGGCCGCGGGCACGTCGTGAACGTCGCATCGCTGGCGGGCAAGATCCCGGTCGCCGGGCTCGCCGTCTACAACGCCAGCAAATTCGCCGCTGTCGGCCTGTCCGCCGCAACGCGTTTGGAGTTCGCGCCGCACGGGGTCAGCGTCAGCTGCGTCATGCCCTCGGCCGTGCGCACCCGCCTGTCCTCGGGGCTCTCGCTGGGCGGCGGCATGCCGACCGTCGACCCCGAGGACGTCGCGGCGGCCATCCTCGGCACCGTGCGCAGCCGGCGCGGCGAGGTCGCGGTCCCGAACTACCTGGGCCCCATCGACATCGCCTTCGCGGCCGCGCCCGAACCCGCCTTGCGCCTGGTGCGCAAGCTGGTCAACGGCGACCGCGCCCTGCACCCCGCCGACGCGCAGGTGCGCGCCGCCTACGAGGCGCAGGTGCGCGCGATCACCGCCGAGGACTGA
- a CDS encoding patatin-like phospholipase family protein yields the protein MSNRNGSQRRGLAIGCGGTVGMAWIVAALAAARDVLDWDPRTADVMIGTSAGAEALTMLGSGIGVDELVDMQLGKSTNPILADHLRAEPGRFPPLPRPRLLAPARAARELLGRPGNGHALLTAGSGLLPQGSGDPAWLERLAERLNPGRDWVPHPATWLVAMDNATGERVPFGAPSAPDAKLGAALRASWAVPGWFPPVEIAGRRFVDGGAASTASVDLLLPAGLDEVVVLAPMASSGRLPATGAGHFLERQLRNRMSEKLDAEIALLRANGVKVLRVDATAADLAVMGPNFMDGRRRLATFEHSLASTRRRIEQGEFA from the coding sequence ATGAGTAACAGGAACGGGTCACAGCGACGTGGCCTGGCCATCGGGTGCGGCGGCACCGTCGGCATGGCCTGGATCGTCGCCGCGCTGGCCGCGGCGCGTGACGTACTGGACTGGGATCCGCGCACCGCCGACGTCATGATCGGCACCTCGGCCGGCGCGGAAGCGCTCACCATGCTCGGCAGCGGCATCGGCGTGGACGAACTGGTCGATATGCAGCTGGGCAAGTCCACGAACCCGATCCTCGCCGACCACCTGCGCGCGGAACCCGGACGCTTCCCGCCGCTGCCGCGTCCCAGGCTGCTCGCCCCCGCCCGCGCGGCGCGAGAACTGCTGGGCCGCCCCGGAAACGGCCACGCCCTGCTCACCGCGGGCAGCGGGCTGCTGCCACAGGGGAGCGGCGACCCGGCCTGGCTCGAACGATTGGCGGAGCGGCTCAACCCCGGCCGCGACTGGGTGCCGCACCCGGCCACCTGGCTGGTGGCCATGGACAATGCCACCGGCGAACGGGTGCCCTTCGGCGCGCCGTCCGCACCCGACGCGAAACTCGGTGCGGCGCTGCGGGCCTCATGGGCCGTCCCCGGCTGGTTTCCGCCCGTGGAGATCGCGGGACGCCGTTTCGTCGACGGCGGCGCGGCCTCCACCGCCTCGGTCGATCTGCTCCTTCCCGCCGGGCTCGACGAGGTCGTGGTGCTCGCGCCGATGGCCTCCAGCGGCCGCCTGCCCGCCACCGGCGCGGGTCACTTCCTGGAACGCCAGCTGCGAAACCGCATGAGCGAGAAGCTCGATGCCGAGATCGCCCTGCTGCGGGCAAACGGTGTCAAGGTGCTGCGCGTCGACGCCACGGCCGCGGATCTCGCTGTCATGGGACCCAACTTCATGGACGGCCGTCGCCGTCTCGCCACCTTCGAACACAGCCTGGCCAGCACCCGCCGCCGCATCGAACAGGGAGAATTCGCGTGA
- a CDS encoding TetR/AcrR family transcriptional regulator: MARLTRPESQARTRADLLATAHAMFLRDGYAKTSLERVAEEAGYSKGAVYSNFKTKSALCLEVLELIHETKFAELSELLGGADTLDARLAGFQDWAERTLGDVGWTLLEFEFAIVARDDPDLQAAITSNLGMMRGAAAAQLQALADSLGVVLPMSAADSATTILSLGLGLGIQRAVDPGISAGLITDAVRAMLAAAQPIGEVSESAGSTRRDSAAGSR, encoded by the coding sequence ATGGCACGACTCACCAGGCCCGAGAGCCAGGCCCGCACCCGCGCGGACCTCCTCGCCACCGCGCACGCGATGTTCCTGCGGGACGGTTACGCCAAGACCAGCCTGGAGCGGGTCGCCGAGGAGGCCGGGTACTCCAAGGGCGCGGTCTACTCCAATTTCAAGACCAAATCCGCGCTCTGCCTCGAGGTGCTCGAGCTCATCCACGAGACCAAGTTCGCCGAGTTGAGCGAGCTGCTCGGCGGCGCGGACACCCTCGACGCACGCCTGGCCGGTTTTCAGGACTGGGCCGAGCGCACCCTCGGCGACGTCGGCTGGACGCTGCTGGAATTCGAGTTCGCCATCGTCGCCCGCGACGATCCGGACCTGCAGGCCGCGATCACCTCGAATCTGGGCATGATGCGGGGCGCGGCGGCCGCGCAATTGCAGGCGCTGGCCGACTCCCTGGGGGTGGTCCTGCCGATGTCGGCCGCGGATTCGGCCACCACGATCCTGAGTCTCGGTCTGGGCCTTGGCATTCAGCGGGCGGTCGATCCCGGCATCTCGGCGGGACTGATCACCGACGCGGTGCGGGCCATGCTCGCCGCGGCGCAGCCGATCGGCGAGGTCAGCGAAAGTGCAGGGTCCACTCGCCGCGATAGTGCAGCCGGGTCACGCTGA
- a CDS encoding histidine phosphatase family protein: MQKVLRLDLVSHGMTEAMRKARFPVDEPLTESGRRAVSACGRLNAGRVVTAPERRAVETATLMGLTGDEDDRLRDLDAGAWRGGELMSVPKEDLYLWLTDPSYRGHGGEAVVDVIERTAEWLADIAHEGEPTIAITHPAVVRAALLVALEAPAKSFWRIDVPPVSVTRLHYRGEWTLHFR; encoded by the coding sequence GTGCAGAAGGTGCTCCGACTCGACCTTGTCAGTCACGGCATGACCGAGGCGATGCGCAAAGCACGATTTCCGGTGGACGAACCGCTCACCGAATCCGGCCGCCGCGCGGTCAGCGCCTGCGGCCGCTTGAACGCCGGCCGGGTCGTCACCGCACCGGAACGCCGCGCCGTCGAGACCGCCACCCTGATGGGCCTCACCGGCGACGAGGACGACCGATTACGCGACCTGGACGCGGGCGCTTGGCGCGGCGGCGAACTCATGTCCGTGCCGAAGGAGGACCTCTACCTCTGGCTCACCGATCCGAGCTATCGCGGCCACGGCGGCGAGGCGGTGGTCGACGTGATCGAGCGGACCGCGGAATGGCTCGCCGACATCGCCCACGAGGGCGAGCCCACCATCGCCATCACCCATCCGGCCGTCGTGCGCGCGGCCCTGCTGGTCGCGCTGGAAGCGCCCGCGAAATCGTTCTGGCGCATCGACGTTCCGCCGGTCAGCGTGACCCGGCTGCACTATCGCGGCGAGTGGACCCTGCACTTTCGCTGA